A window of Deinococcus sp. LM3 contains these coding sequences:
- a CDS encoding M15 family metallopeptidase: MSAFDFAAAIKARPSGAQQAHLIAAFGNPEGPGAGPSTQGGAWFEPSPQWRAANLVRVPVTDLPGWPAYPGSTIKAVTVHRLVAPVLVATWAEVRKRGLNGRLRTYNGAFAARHMGHDRSRPLSVHAFGAAIDFDAAWNGYGVPLDRMQIDRDVIRCFEECGWTWGGHWTGQYADGMHLQWTDPLPGVTVPAWQDAMAHKASVPTAPAPAVPSGRGVVLSQFGRPFEDIDGSRVTITGAATIVINATDPGKVQIRVEKEKA, encoded by the coding sequence GTGAGTGCATTTGATTTCGCCGCCGCCATCAAGGCCCGTCCGAGTGGCGCGCAGCAGGCCCACCTCATCGCCGCGTTCGGCAATCCGGAAGGGCCGGGGGCCGGTCCGAGCACGCAGGGGGGCGCGTGGTTCGAACCCAGTCCGCAGTGGCGGGCTGCGAACCTGGTGCGTGTGCCGGTCACGGACCTGCCCGGCTGGCCCGCCTACCCCGGCTCGACGATCAAGGCCGTCACGGTCCACCGCCTGGTCGCGCCGGTCCTGGTGGCCACTTGGGCGGAGGTCCGGAAGCGTGGGCTGAACGGTCGCCTGCGAACGTACAACGGCGCGTTCGCGGCGCGGCACATGGGCCACGACCGCAGCCGCCCGCTGAGCGTCCACGCCTTCGGGGCCGCCATCGACTTCGACGCGGCGTGGAACGGGTACGGCGTGCCGCTGGACCGCATGCAGATCGACCGCGACGTGATCCGGTGCTTCGAGGAGTGCGGGTGGACCTGGGGCGGGCACTGGACGGGCCAGTACGCCGACGGGATGCATCTGCAGTGGACCGATCCCCTGCCGGGCGTGACGGTCCCGGCGTGGCAGGACGCCATGGCGCACAAGGCCAGCGTCCCGACCGCCCCAGCCCCTGCCGTCCCGTCCGGGCGTGGCGTGGTCCTGAGCCAGTTCGGACGCCCGTTCGAGGACATCGATGGGAGCCGCGTGACCATCACGGGCGCGGCCACCATCGTCATCAACGCCACCGACCCCGGCAAGGTGCAGATCCGGGTCGAGAAGGAGAAAGCGTGA
- a CDS encoding helix-turn-helix transcriptional regulator — protein MTDEIRAEIKRLMKEKGLSQRALAEKLGVNEKSLSRTLLDRGKPAGIWPDILEELGVELTLKRKGD, from the coding sequence ATGACCGACGAGATCCGAGCCGAGATCAAGCGCCTGATGAAGGAGAAAGGCCTCTCCCAGCGCGCCCTTGCCGAGAAACTCGGCGTCAACGAGAAGAGCCTCAGCCGCACCCTGCTCGACCGAGGGAAGCCCGCCGGCATCTGGCCGGACATCCTTGAGGAGCTGGGCGTCGAGCTGACCCTGAAACGCAAGGGCGACTGA
- a CDS encoding IS66 family transposase, with amino-acid sequence MGTGATEKDLFEIIRHQSEQIDQLIAENKALKAEIARLKKRIEELERRERKYAAPFSREKRTADPKSPGRRPGEGTFTHKSPPTPEQITATVEVDTPNTCPRCGFTGPLIFTRQDKAWVTELVPQNAMQVTEYHVPVMECPQCHHAVRGDHPDLKANQVGATAHRLGPVLHATLQTLHHELGLPVRRIGRVMDLLGGLQITQGAITQAAQRLAADGSALAAHVDALQTQIQQASFVHHDDTGWRIGAQNAWVGTFRSADTVLFRANLRHTNVEVREGLGHNFAGVLISDRFSSYDSRYLQDVRQQKCLAHLIRNADEVAAVLQRQPGRGELYGQRVAQVFRDGIRLHREVTTGVCTREEYAQQGEALTLRLNILLNRAPLKSKANERLRLGILKQSVLDRLWRFLKDPDIPPTNNAAERSLRTVVMARKVSQCSKNAVGAQTYMRIKSTVETARLRGQDPVAVLTGLMR; translated from the coding sequence ATGGGCACTGGGGCGACTGAGAAGGATCTCTTCGAGATCATCCGTCATCAGTCCGAGCAGATCGACCAACTGATCGCCGAGAACAAGGCCCTCAAAGCGGAAATCGCCCGCCTGAAGAAGCGCATCGAGGAACTCGAACGGCGGGAACGCAAGTACGCCGCCCCCTTCAGTCGGGAGAAACGCACCGCCGATCCCAAGTCACCAGGACGGCGTCCTGGTGAAGGCACCTTCACGCACAAGTCTCCACCCACGCCAGAGCAGATCACGGCCACCGTGGAAGTCGACACGCCCAATACCTGTCCTCGCTGTGGATTCACGGGGCCGCTGATCTTCACCCGTCAGGACAAGGCCTGGGTCACGGAACTCGTCCCCCAGAACGCCATGCAGGTCACCGAGTACCACGTGCCCGTCATGGAGTGCCCGCAGTGTCACCACGCGGTGCGTGGTGACCATCCTGACCTGAAAGCCAATCAGGTCGGTGCCACTGCCCATCGACTCGGCCCCGTCCTGCACGCGACCCTGCAGACCCTGCATCACGAGCTGGGCCTCCCGGTCCGCCGCATCGGTCGGGTCATGGACCTCCTCGGCGGCCTCCAGATCACGCAGGGTGCGATCACGCAAGCCGCACAGCGGCTTGCGGCCGACGGCAGCGCCCTGGCTGCCCACGTCGACGCGCTGCAGACACAGATCCAACAGGCTTCGTTCGTGCATCACGACGACACCGGCTGGCGGATCGGCGCCCAGAACGCCTGGGTGGGTACGTTCCGTAGCGCGGATACCGTGCTGTTCCGCGCGAACCTGCGGCATACCAACGTGGAAGTTCGGGAAGGCCTGGGGCACAACTTCGCCGGCGTGCTGATCAGCGACCGCTTCTCCTCGTACGACAGCCGCTACCTGCAGGACGTCCGGCAGCAGAAGTGCCTGGCGCACCTGATCCGCAACGCGGATGAAGTCGCCGCTGTTCTCCAGCGGCAACCTGGGCGGGGAGAGCTGTACGGGCAACGGGTCGCGCAGGTGTTCCGGGACGGCATCCGACTGCACCGGGAAGTGACGACCGGGGTATGCACGCGAGAGGAGTATGCGCAGCAGGGTGAGGCACTCACCCTGCGCCTGAACATCCTGCTGAATCGGGCACCACTGAAGTCGAAAGCGAACGAGCGACTCCGACTGGGCATCCTGAAGCAGAGCGTGCTGGACCGGTTGTGGCGGTTCCTGAAGGACCCGGACATTCCACCGACGAACAACGCAGCGGAACGGAGTCTGCGGACAGTGGTGATGGCGAGGAAGGTCTCGCAGTGCAGCAAAAATGCGGTGGGTGCGCAGACGTACATGCGGATCAAGTCCACCGTGGAGACCGCGCGGTTGCGCGGTCAGGACCCCGTCGCGGTCCTGACTGGACTCATGCGCTGA
- a CDS encoding acyltransferase, translated as MRLPALTGIRALAALWVVMYHFRDDVVALFPALAVLDPLVRAGYLGVDLFFVLSGFILCHTYFDQFHNGVSLPAYRRFLQARIARVYPVHFVTLHIVLLGLLAAGTLGFEIYSINGSPAAYVAQLFMAHLWLGMGSTFNYPSWSISAEWFAYLLCPLLLIGMGRLRTPAQFGAVAAVAFLGSAALLAQRTDLAETWLPRIIGGFVGGAAVNMIYRATPAFRHGPVLIWGALALFSVGIMVHGGYWFNVCD; from the coding sequence ATGAGGCTCCCCGCATTGACCGGTATCCGCGCTCTCGCTGCGCTTTGGGTCGTCATGTACCATTTTCGCGATGACGTGGTGGCACTGTTCCCGGCCCTGGCAGTCCTCGACCCTCTTGTGAGGGCAGGCTACCTAGGGGTGGATCTCTTCTTCGTTCTCAGCGGGTTCATCCTGTGCCATACCTACTTCGATCAGTTCCACAACGGGGTGTCCCTTCCTGCCTATCGCCGCTTCTTGCAGGCACGTATCGCACGCGTATACCCGGTGCATTTCGTTACTCTCCACATTGTGCTTCTTGGTCTGCTTGCGGCTGGCACCTTGGGTTTTGAGATCTACAGTATTAACGGCAGCCCAGCGGCTTACGTGGCGCAGTTGTTTATGGCGCATCTGTGGCTTGGGATGGGATCGACGTTCAACTATCCGTCCTGGTCAATCAGTGCCGAGTGGTTCGCGTACCTGCTCTGCCCACTGCTACTTATTGGGATGGGACGTCTGCGCACTCCAGCTCAATTCGGAGCGGTCGCAGCGGTGGCTTTCCTGGGCAGCGCCGCACTTCTCGCGCAGCGGACGGATCTGGCAGAGACCTGGCTCCCCAGAATCATCGGTGGGTTCGTGGGTGGCGCGGCAGTCAACATGATCTACCGTGCCACACCGGCTTTTCGTCATGGACCAGTGCTGATCTGGGGGGCCCTGGCGCTATTTTCGGTCGGTATCATGGTCCATGGGGGGTATTGGTTTAACGTCTGTGATTAG
- a CDS encoding acyltransferase — MPSNPSPPRFDQLDALRGIAALSVAIYHIFPLLLKGSPLENTFNTLGYTPINIFWAGHEAVIVFFVLSGVALTIMLQRQMPYTSFALRRIVRLYFPYLIAVLISAALKASLYGNLPTFNDWINQFWTSKPDFSNLIQHIFMIGTFDTDSLDFAVWSLVHEMRISLIFPLLLLLFKHAGTVRSLTILLALSAIAQILQLVTTDLIVKDWTATLGYLLPFGVGIALVREQNSLSKWIQDGRHRSTAAVIIGFFILSYAFRIMNHTPISTWQIVADWPLVLGAALVVGILMVSKKAADTMRRPAFLWLGSISYSLYLWHPIVLLTVLHSFGELLPLPLVPPVVLILTLCVAWIAWRVTEVPSISLSRAIGRPRQPLESGSHMP, encoded by the coding sequence GTGCCCAGTAATCCCTCCCCCCCCCGTTTTGACCAGTTAGATGCACTCAGAGGAATCGCGGCTCTCAGTGTTGCTATTTATCATATTTTCCCTCTACTCCTAAAAGGGAGTCCTCTAGAAAACACTTTCAACACATTAGGGTATACTCCTATTAATATTTTTTGGGCCGGACATGAAGCGGTTATCGTATTTTTTGTACTCTCTGGCGTTGCACTTACTATTATGCTGCAACGCCAGATGCCATACACGTCCTTTGCGTTAAGGCGAATTGTTAGGCTATACTTTCCCTATCTGATTGCTGTTTTAATATCTGCGGCTTTAAAAGCTAGTCTTTACGGAAATCTACCAACCTTCAACGATTGGATTAACCAATTTTGGACATCAAAACCAGATTTTAGCAATCTGATACAACATATCTTCATGATAGGAACATTTGACACAGACTCTCTCGATTTTGCCGTCTGGTCTCTCGTTCACGAAATGAGAATCAGCCTCATATTTCCCCTTCTTCTACTACTTTTTAAGCATGCCGGGACCGTACGCTCTCTAACTATTTTATTAGCTCTATCCGCCATCGCGCAGATCCTCCAGCTTGTTACGACCGATTTGATAGTGAAGGACTGGACTGCCACGCTCGGCTATCTTCTCCCTTTCGGTGTAGGCATAGCACTCGTGCGCGAACAGAATTCACTAAGCAAATGGATTCAGGATGGCAGGCACAGAAGCACCGCAGCCGTAATTATCGGATTTTTCATTCTGTCCTACGCTTTCCGAATCATGAATCACACACCGATTTCAACGTGGCAAATTGTTGCCGACTGGCCTCTCGTGCTTGGCGCCGCCCTAGTCGTAGGCATTCTTATGGTTTCGAAGAAAGCGGCAGACACTATGCGACGCCCAGCCTTTCTGTGGCTCGGATCGATCAGTTACAGCTTGTATCTCTGGCATCCCATTGTATTGCTTACAGTGCTGCACAGCTTCGGCGAGCTTCTTCCACTGCCCCTCGTTCCTCCGGTTGTCTTAATCTTGACTCTGTGCGTGGCTTGGATAGCGTGGCGGGTAACTGAGGTGCCCAGCATCTCTCTGAGCCGTGCAATTGGCCGACCCCGGCAACCCCTAGAGTCTGGGTCCCACATGCCCTGA
- a CDS encoding O-antigen ligase family protein: MDATLPALTALSGVFFSLVLLMRLAGNRLAHPQTLATLVVTLFPLLIDASYRTRTFVGAETLTADWQVVMRLTGYALAALIGVHLMRRSGFHALRSRTLMPLMVLLLLGGVSVVWSLNSTYSLVSLYTWICTLLLGAGVVSTLNPMQVGRAFALSTSVYVAASFIAYFFTPLGRFVEVLSYDGTTQVARMVGLATHPNGLAIISLIGIGALLSQWRTTTHRRLLSLAVVMQAAALYLTLSRTSLAVMLIAVSWVYLRRSVWFYLLGGAGAALLFASGGLSIESISKGDGSDITNLTGRTELWPYALSQLEGIRLFIGGGWAASRPMLTGFSGGIFTHPHNAYLNALMVLGVPGLLAALTYLGGLFRRTHRSPFAAYVVIALILHGLMETSWMTAYAGTLVLTLVSISRSDQPTYTS, translated from the coding sequence ATGGACGCCACCCTCCCCGCCCTCACTGCCCTGTCGGGTGTGTTCTTCAGCCTGGTGCTGCTAATGCGCCTCGCGGGCAACAGGCTGGCGCATCCGCAGACGCTAGCGACCCTCGTAGTGACGCTCTTCCCTCTTCTCATTGACGCTTCTTACCGTACTCGGACCTTTGTGGGCGCCGAGACGTTAACTGCGGACTGGCAGGTCGTCATGCGCCTTACCGGGTACGCCCTGGCCGCGCTGATAGGCGTGCATCTAATGCGCCGGAGCGGTTTTCACGCCCTGCGCAGCCGCACCCTAATGCCACTCATGGTGCTGCTTCTCCTGGGCGGGGTCAGCGTCGTCTGGAGCCTGAACTCCACATACAGTCTTGTCAGCCTCTACACCTGGATTTGCACCCTTCTGCTGGGGGCTGGGGTGGTATCCACCCTGAACCCAATGCAGGTGGGACGCGCATTCGCTCTCAGCACAAGCGTGTATGTGGCCGCGTCGTTCATAGCGTATTTCTTCACCCCCCTCGGACGGTTCGTCGAGGTGCTGAGTTACGACGGGACAACGCAGGTCGCGCGGATGGTGGGCCTCGCCACGCATCCCAATGGCCTCGCGATCATCTCCCTGATCGGGATTGGGGCACTGCTCTCCCAGTGGCGCACCACAACCCACCGCCGCCTTCTGAGCCTGGCTGTGGTCATGCAGGCGGCAGCGCTCTACCTGACGCTGAGCCGCACGAGTCTCGCCGTAATGCTCATTGCTGTGTCCTGGGTGTATCTGCGGCGCAGCGTGTGGTTTTATCTCCTGGGCGGAGCGGGCGCTGCCCTGCTGTTTGCGTCGGGCGGCCTGAGCATTGAGAGCATCAGCAAGGGCGACGGCAGCGACATCACCAACCTGACAGGACGGACGGAGCTGTGGCCGTACGCCCTGTCGCAATTGGAGGGCATCCGCCTGTTCATTGGAGGCGGGTGGGCCGCGTCCCGCCCGATGCTCACCGGGTTCTCCGGCGGGATTTTCACCCACCCCCACAATGCCTACCTCAACGCGCTGATGGTGCTGGGCGTGCCCGGGTTACTCGCCGCACTGACCTACCTGGGCGGCCTGTTCCGCCGCACCCATCGGTCACCGTTTGCGGCCTACGTGGTGATTGCCCTCATCCTGCATGGCCTGATGGAAACGTCATGGATGACAGCTTATGCAGGAACGCTGGTGCTGACGCTGGTGAGCATCAGCCGGTCGGATCAACCCACGTATACGTCGTAG
- a CDS encoding recombinase family protein, whose translation MQIGYARVSKQHEQDTAAQLRALKDGGAERVFTEHASGGRWDRPELHKMLDQLREGDVVIVWKLDRLSRSLKDLLHLMELLGDRGVGFRSLTEAIDTTTPAGRMMMQMVGAFAEFERAMIRERTRAGLEQARLEGRVGGRKRKLLPHQEQDIRESVGSGRRTAAQCARLFGVHPSTITRLLRR comes from the coding sequence ATGCAGATTGGCTATGCCCGCGTCAGCAAGCAACACGAACAGGACACCGCCGCGCAACTGCGGGCGCTGAAGGACGGTGGGGCTGAGCGCGTGTTCACCGAACACGCTTCGGGGGGCCGCTGGGACCGGCCCGAACTCCACAAGATGCTCGACCAGCTCAGAGAAGGGGATGTGGTCATCGTCTGGAAGCTGGACCGACTCAGCCGCAGCCTCAAGGACCTGCTTCACCTGATGGAGCTGCTGGGAGATCGGGGCGTAGGCTTTCGCAGCTTGACGGAGGCCATCGACACCACCACCCCGGCGGGCCGAATGATGATGCAGATGGTGGGGGCCTTCGCGGAGTTCGAGCGGGCCATGATCCGGGAACGAACCCGCGCGGGCCTGGAACAGGCCCGGCTGGAAGGGCGTGTTGGAGGCCGCAAACGCAAGCTCTTGCCCCATCAGGAACAGGACATCCGCGAGTCGGTGGGGTCCGGGCGGCGGACAGCGGCGCAGTGTGCCCGCCTATTCGGGGTCCATCCCAGCACCATCACCCGACTGCTCCGGCGTTAG
- a CDS encoding Tn3 family transposase, translating into MKHDWSPEELAGQFTLTHPERAFLGFKGEAASLSLAALLKTFQLQGEFLDHPQGVPGVVVDFLAQQLAVSPACWAEVDWSTRTARRYRDEVAHFCGFRAFRGLDETALIAHLMPLIADLNSDSETLKQQGREFLRGERLVPPTAERLGRCLRAAVNRQEARWLQGIQARLKPQSCQSLDALISTDAAADDLQPLLVIRSTLAALKDTAGRVKVDTVLEELAKLDELRALGLTSEVFTGVPPRVVGQYRRRAASEPPRELRRHPAPLRHVLLAALCWQRQTEVTDDLVELLIRVAHHIGTHAESKVEAELLRQLRRVRGKSALLFKLAKAARAQPEGAVREVIYPVVPEPVLDDLIREMEAEGNYDRQVRLVTRNSYGHHYRRAISLLLDALTFRCNNDRHRPIMRALELLAKYRDRRTLTFPLNEDVPLGGVVKDDWQALVLDDVEGRKVNRVTYEMCVLTTLRDKIRCKEVWVEGAGRFRNPDEDLPGDFEQKRAEYYSALAQPGEAQTFTRQLRTHMETALDALNTDLPTNARVKLVTSKKGKGRLSISPLAALPEPQNITRLAAALVQRWPMTNLLDVLKETELRTGFTTAFHSVAAREVLSREVVQRRLLLCLHGIGTNAGLKRMCSGGGEDSFADLQYIRRRYVHKEHLRAAISRVCNAIFQARDATLWGEATTACASDSKKFGAWDQNLMTEWHARYGGPGVMVYWHVEQHSVCIYSQLKSCSSSEVAAMIEGVLRHDTEMAVDKNYVDTHGQSEVGFAFCQLLGFQLLPRLKNIKHQKLYRPNKGEPEKYVHLQAILTRPIQWELIEQQYDEMIKLATALRLGTADAESILRRFTRQNVQHPTYRALAELGKAVKTAFLCDYLRQESLRREIHEGLQVIESWNSANDFILYGKGGEFTSNRIEEQEIQMLGLHLLQVSLVYVNTLMMQQVLSEPEWQGQLTGADLRALTPLKWQHINPYGTFTLNMHERLPLRV; encoded by the coding sequence GTGAAACACGACTGGTCCCCCGAAGAGCTGGCTGGGCAGTTCACCCTGACCCATCCAGAACGGGCGTTCCTGGGCTTCAAGGGCGAGGCGGCCTCGCTAAGTCTGGCTGCGCTGCTCAAGACCTTTCAGCTCCAGGGCGAGTTTCTGGACCATCCCCAAGGGGTGCCCGGTGTGGTCGTCGATTTCCTGGCCCAGCAGCTTGCGGTCTCCCCGGCATGCTGGGCGGAGGTGGACTGGTCCACCCGAACCGCTCGGCGTTACCGCGATGAGGTGGCACACTTCTGTGGCTTCCGGGCCTTTCGGGGGCTGGATGAAACCGCGTTGATCGCCCATCTCATGCCTCTGATCGCCGATCTCAATTCAGACTCGGAAACCTTGAAACAGCAGGGACGAGAGTTTTTGCGGGGAGAGCGCCTCGTTCCGCCCACGGCGGAACGCCTGGGACGTTGCCTGCGCGCTGCCGTGAACAGGCAGGAAGCCCGCTGGTTGCAAGGCATTCAGGCTCGCCTCAAGCCCCAGTCCTGTCAGTCCTTGGACGCTTTGATCAGCACTGACGCGGCGGCAGATGACCTGCAACCCCTTCTGGTCATCCGCTCCACGCTGGCCGCGCTCAAGGACACCGCCGGGCGGGTCAAGGTGGACACCGTCCTCGAAGAACTCGCCAAGCTCGACGAATTGCGCGCCCTGGGGCTGACTTCCGAGGTTTTCACTGGCGTTCCGCCCAGAGTCGTCGGGCAGTACCGTCGCCGGGCGGCCAGCGAACCGCCCCGCGAATTGCGACGCCATCCCGCCCCCTTGCGCCATGTCCTGCTGGCCGCGCTGTGCTGGCAACGCCAGACCGAAGTCACCGATGACCTGGTGGAACTGCTCATCCGGGTGGCCCACCACATCGGCACCCACGCCGAGAGCAAGGTGGAGGCGGAGTTGCTGCGGCAACTCCGGCGGGTCAGGGGCAAGAGTGCGCTGCTGTTCAAGCTGGCGAAGGCCGCCCGCGCTCAGCCGGAAGGAGCAGTACGGGAAGTGATCTATCCGGTGGTGCCGGAGCCGGTTCTCGATGACCTGATCCGCGAGATGGAGGCCGAGGGCAACTATGACCGCCAGGTGCGCCTGGTTACGCGCAATTCCTACGGCCACCATTATCGCCGGGCCATCTCGTTGCTGCTGGACGCCCTGACCTTCCGCTGCAATAACGACCGCCACCGGCCCATCATGCGGGCGCTGGAGCTGCTGGCGAAATACCGGGACCGCCGGACCTTGACCTTTCCCCTGAACGAGGACGTGCCGCTGGGTGGTGTCGTCAAGGACGACTGGCAGGCCCTGGTCCTCGATGACGTCGAGGGGCGCAAGGTCAACCGCGTCACCTACGAGATGTGCGTCCTGACCACGCTGCGTGACAAGATCCGCTGCAAGGAGGTCTGGGTCGAGGGAGCCGGGCGTTTCCGCAATCCCGATGAGGACCTTCCCGGCGACTTCGAGCAGAAACGGGCCGAGTACTACTCGGCCCTGGCCCAACCGGGTGAAGCTCAGACGTTTACCCGTCAGCTTCGCACCCACATGGAAACCGCGCTGGACGCACTGAACACCGATCTTCCCACCAACGCCAGAGTCAAGCTGGTCACGTCGAAGAAGGGGAAGGGGCGGCTGTCAATCTCGCCGCTGGCCGCCCTCCCCGAACCGCAGAACATCACCCGGCTGGCCGCGGCGCTGGTACAGCGCTGGCCGATGACCAACCTGCTGGATGTCCTGAAAGAAACGGAACTGCGGACCGGGTTCACCACCGCCTTCCATTCGGTGGCAGCCCGTGAGGTGCTGAGCCGTGAGGTGGTGCAGCGCCGATTGCTGCTGTGTCTGCACGGCATCGGCACCAACGCGGGCCTGAAGCGGATGTGCAGTGGGGGCGGGGAGGACAGCTTCGCTGACCTCCAGTACATCCGTCGTCGCTACGTCCACAAGGAACACCTCCGGGCAGCGATCAGCCGCGTGTGCAACGCCATCTTTCAGGCTAGGGACGCCACGCTGTGGGGCGAGGCCACCACCGCCTGCGCCTCGGACAGCAAGAAGTTCGGGGCCTGGGACCAGAACCTGATGACCGAGTGGCACGCCCGCTACGGCGGTCCCGGCGTGATGGTGTACTGGCACGTCGAGCAGCATTCGGTGTGCATTTACAGCCAGCTCAAAAGCTGTTCCAGCAGCGAGGTGGCCGCCATGATCGAGGGCGTGCTTCGGCACGACACCGAGATGGCGGTGGACAAGAATTACGTAGACACCCACGGCCAGAGCGAGGTGGGCTTCGCATTCTGTCAGCTACTCGGCTTTCAGCTTCTGCCGCGTCTGAAGAACATCAAGCACCAGAAGCTGTACCGCCCCAATAAGGGCGAGCCAGAAAAATACGTCCACCTGCAAGCGATCCTGACCCGCCCGATCCAGTGGGAGCTGATCGAGCAGCAATACGATGAGATGATCAAGCTCGCCACCGCCCTGCGGCTGGGGACGGCGGACGCCGAGAGCATCCTGCGGCGCTTTACCCGCCAGAACGTGCAGCACCCGACGTACCGGGCGCTGGCTGAGTTGGGGAAAGCGGTGAAAACCGCTTTCCTGTGCGACTATCTGCGCCAAGAGAGCCTGCGCCGCGAGATCCACGAGGGCTTGCAGGTGATCGAGTCGTGGAACAGCGCCAACGACTTCATCCTGTACGGCAAGGGTGGCGAGTTCACCAGCAACCGCATCGAGGAGCAGGAAATCCAGATGCTGGGCCTGCACCTGCTCCAGGTCAGCCTGGTCTACGTCAATACGCTGATGATGCAGCAGGTGCTGTCAGAGCCGGAGTGGCAGGGGCAGTTGACCGGGGCGGACCTGCGGGCCTTGACCCCACTGAAGTGGCAGCACATCAATCCCTACGGCACCTTCACGCTGAATATGCATGAGCGGCTGCCACTCAGGGTCTAG